TTCTCTTGTAAATAATGCATTTAAAGATTTATAAAACTTAGGTTTCTTAAATTCACTCATATCTAAACCTAAGAATTTTACGTAACCTGTATTTATAACTTTTTGGATAAAAGAAGGGAACTCTTTTTTTGCAAATTTTCCAAAGTTTTGAGAAATTAAATTTGTAATATGCATTTTATTCCTTTGTATAATAATTAGTTATTTTATCGAGATTTACTTCTTAAATGGCTTTAATCAAATTTACTAGATAAAATATCCATAATTATAAGTAGTTTTTAGATACCCTACTGCATTAAAATTTATAAATTATATTAGGAGCTTTTATGTATAAAATAGTTGTTGTAAATCAATGTCCTTGCTTTAAAAAAAGCAGTTTAGAAAATAATATAAAATTTCAATCAAAAGACGATGCTCTTACAAAAGCACTTGAAATGAAAAAAACTATGAATAATGAATTTTGTAAAAAACATACCTTTGAACTTGAAGAAATGTATAATAATTTTGTTATAAAATTTTATTCAGATGCAAGAAATAACTGTTGTGGAAATGGTTGTTGTAGCTAATTTAAACTACTGAACTTCCACATCATTTGGAATTAGCATAAAAAGTCTTCCCTCTTCTTTCATAAGACCAGCTAATTCCATTGCTTCTTCTCCATATCCTAGGAAATAATCTGCTCTAATTTCACCCTTTATTGCACCACCTGTGTCAGCAGCAATTACTAGTTTATTAATAGATTCTTTTGTTTTAGGGTTTGAAGTTTCTATAAATACTGGCATTCCTAAAGGAATATATCTTCTATCAACTGCAATATTTCTTTTTGCAACTAATGGAACATTTAAACTTCCTGTTGCTGTTTGTTCTTTTTCTGTGAAAAATACATAACTTGGATTATAATCTAAGATTTCTTTGATTTTTTTTGGATTGTTATTTAAAAAAGATTTTATAGTTTGAAGAGATACTTCTTCTTTTTTTAGATAACCATCATCAATTAATTTTTTCCCAATAGATTTATACTCTCTTCCATTTTGATTAGCATATCCTACATTTATTAATTCACCACTATTTAATAATACTCGACCTGAACCTTGTACTTGTAAGAAAAATAAATCGATTAAATCATTAACATAACATATAACTTCAAGGTTATTTTTTTGTTCTATTTGAGCTCTTGTATCATAGGGATAATATTTTCCATTTTTTATTTTTGCTTTATATTTTAGATTCTTAAAACTTGGATATTTCTTTTTATTTTTTATTGTTACTAAATCTTTTGGAGTTTTGTATATTGGATATTTATAAAAGTTAGTTTTTTCTCTACTTCCATACAATAAAGGTTCATAATAACCTGTAATTAAGCCTTTGTCTCCAGAACTAGAAACTAAAACCTTTGGAGTAAAATTTTTAGTAAAAAACTCTTTTCCACTTGTAAAATTTAATGAATTTTCACATACATTTTTAAACTGTTCTTTTTTTCTTGATTTTGTGCAAGCTTTTTTAAATACATCAAGTGCTAAATCTAAATCATCATCATAAAAACCATTTAAATAATCAAAGGGAGTTTTTTTTGTAACTTTAATTTCTATTAATTCTTCTTTTTTTGTAGAACATCCATTAAAAAGGAAAACTATTGTTATAATAAATAAATAATATTTCAAGGTATAAATCCATACTTTTTAGGAAGTATAGCAACTTATAGATTACATCCTGCACTAGATACTTGATGAACTTCTTTTAATCCACATACATTACATTTATATTCAACTTCTGTAACACCAGAACAACCATGATTTTTGAGTATTCTGCTTTTTATTACTTCTTGTTTAAATGTTGTATTTGTGTTTTTATCATAAAAAGTCCTGGCTTTTGCTCCACAAGATGGACAAATGCCTTCATTAAGTTTAAATTCTCTTGTTTTTTTACTTTTAAAATATTGTAATACTGAGAATATTACAATTAAAAAAGCAAGTACTAGGAATAATATTGTTTGCATGAAGCAGAGTTTTACTCTACTTCAGCGTCGATAACATCGTCATCGTCTTTTTTTGCTTTTTTATCAGGTTGTGCACCAGCGCCAGCTTGATCACCACCTTCTTTTTTGTACATTGCTTCTGCTAATTTATGAGATTTTTCAGTTAAAGCTTTTACTTTTTCTTCAATTTGCTCTTTTGTAGCATTTTCATCTTTTAATAATTCTTCAAGTTCTGCTGCTGAATCAACGATTGCTTTTGATTCTTCTTCAGAAACTGCATCAGGATTTTCTTCTAATGTTTTTTTAGTTGAATGTAATAAAGCATCAGCTTGATTTCTTACTTCAATTACTTCTTTTTTCTTAGCATCAGTTTCTTTGTTTGCTTCTGCTTCATTTACCATTTTTTCAATTTCTTCATCAGATAATCCAGATGAACCAGAAATAGTAATTTTATTTTCTTTACCAGTTCCTTTATCTTTTGCAGATACATTTAAAACACCATTTGCATCAATATCAAATGTTACTTCAATTTGTGGAACTCCTCTTGGAGCTGCAGGGATATCTGATAATTCAAACATACCTAAAGATTTATTATCTTTAGCAAATTCTCTCTCACCTTGTCCTACGTGAATAGAAACAGCAGGTTGATTATCTTCAGCTGTTGAGAACACTTGAGATTTTTTAACAGGAATTGTTGTACCTTTATCGATTAATTTAGTTAAAACTCCACCAAGAGTTTCAATTCCTAATGATAATGGAGTAACGTCTAGTAATAATACATCTTTAACATCACCTTTTAATACACCAGCTTGAACAGCAGCACCAGCAGCAACTACTTCATCAGGATTAACACCTTTATTTAAATCTTTTCCAAAGAATTCTTTAACAACAGAGTTAGCTTTTGGTAATCTTGTAGATCCACCAACCATAATAATCTCTTGAATTTCATCTTTTGTTAAATCTGCATCTTTTAAAGCAACTTTAATATGATCTAAAGTTTCTGTAATTAAATGTTCAGTCATAGATTCAAATTTTGCTCTTGTTAAAGATTTAACTAAGTGAACTGGTCCTGCATTACCCATAGAGATAAATGGTAAATTGATTTCAGTTGATTCTGCTGAACTTAACTCTTTTTTAGCATTTTCTGCTGCATCTTTAAGTCTTTGTAATGCCATTTTATCAGTTTTAATATCAAAACCATTTTCATCTTTAAATTCTTTTGCTAACCAATCAATAATTGCATTATCAAAATCATCTCCACCTAAGAATGCATTACCATCTGTTGAAAGTACTTCAAAAGTACCATCTCCAATTTCAAGAACTGTAACATCAAATGTACCACCACCTAAATCATAAACAAGAACTTTTTCTTCACCTTTTTTATCTAAACCATACGCTAATGAAGCAGCTGTTGGTTCATTAATAATTCTTAAAACATTAAGACCTGCAATAGTCCCTGCTTCTTGAGTTGCTTTTCTTTGTGCATCATTGAAGTATGCTGGTACTGTAATAACAGCATCAGTTACAGTATCACCTAAATATTCTTCTGCGTCAGCTTTTAATTTACCTAAAATTTTTGCAGAAATTTCTTGAGGAGTATATACTTTATCTCCAATTTCAACTGCTGCTGCACCGTTTCTATTAACGATTTTATATCCAACTTTAGATTGTGCTTCTTTTGCATTTTCTTCGTCCATCATTAAACCCATAATTCTTTTAATAGAATAAATAGTTTTTTCTGGATTTGTAATAGCTTGTCTTTTTGCTGGATCTCCAACTAAAACATCACCTTTATCTGTATATGCAACAATTGAAGGAGTTGTATTTTTACCTTCTTTATTTGGGATAATTTTAGTATCACCATTTTCATAAACTGCCATACAAGAGTTTGTTGTTCCTAAGTCAATTCCAATTACTTTACTCATTTTAATTCCTTATCAATTTTATTTTTTAATTTTAATTTGTGTCTAATATATTCTAGTTTCTTGACATTACGGTCAATGTTTTACTTTTTACAGATTGAAACCATCGCTGGACGTAACAATCTATCTTTTAATTTATAACCTTTTTGAAGTCTTTGAACAATTTGTCCATCTTCATGATCTGGTGAATCAATTTGCATAACTGCATCATGGAAGTTTGGATCAAAATCTCCATCTGTTTCTACAGCTGTTATATTATGCTTTTCAAAGGCTGTATTAAAATTTTTAATTGTTAATTCAACACCTTCTTTTAATTTTGCCAATAATTCATCTGCAGGTAAATCTTTTGATGCTTCTTCAGCTGCTAAAGCCATTTCCAAAGAATCAATAGGTGCTAATAAATCTTTTGCAAATTTTTCACTTGCATAATCAATAGCATTATATTTTTCTTTTTCTAATCTTTTTTTAATATTTTCAAAATCAGCATGAACTCTTAAATATTTATCCTCTGCTTCTTTTAATTTAGCTTCTAAATCCGCCTTAACACTTTCAACTGTTTCTTCTTCAACAACAGGTTCATCTTCCATAAGAACTTCAGTTTCATTTTCCAAAGCTTCTTCTTGTTTTATTTCTTCTTTTGTTTCTCTGCTCAAGTTTATCTCCTAAAAAGTTGTAATTTTATTATAAAAATATTCATAATTTTTTGGAAGTTGCCCAATTACAAGCATCTTCACTTCTTCGTTATTAATTTTGCAATAATGACAAATTCCTATGTAACCAATAGGTAAAAAGTTATCAAAATATAAACCTTCATCTAACTCGTCTAAAATTTGACCCTTTAAAAATTTATTGATAGTTAATTCATCAAAATCATATGTTAATGCAAGATCTAAGAATTCTTTATAATTAAAGATTTCAAAATCAGAATTTTGTAAACTTTGATTTATAGCTTCACAAATATCATTTGCACCTACATCTTTAGAAATTCTTAAAATATCCTTTAGAGTTAAACCTCTCATATCTTGCAAAAACCTGAATAATGCATCTGAAAATTTTACAGATATTGCAAATGATGAAAATTCTAACATCATGTATTTGTATTCAACATTTAATATTTCATTTAATATATCAGATTTCTCTTTTTTAATAAATACTGATACCTCTACTTCAGATGCATAATATTGTAATGATTTTAAATTTATATCTGAAATATCAAAATTAAGTTTAGTTTTCCAATACTCTTTTAAAGCTTCAGTAGTTGGAGTTCTTCCACTACTTATATGCTCTTGAGCTAGATAACCTTCATCACCTAATTTTTTAAAGTATCCTCTAATTGTTGCAGGAGAATAAGTGATGTCATACATAGACTTTAACTGTGTAGAACCAATTGGTTCTAAATGTTCTATATACGCTTTAATAATAGACTGTAATAAAAACTCTTTCTTATTAATCATTTTACTACCATTTTAATTTATTAGCACTCATTGTCTTAAACTGCTAAAGAATTATAACCTATTGAGTGTCTATTTGTCAAGTACTTTTAGAAATAAATTCAAAATAGCTTATAAAGTCCCTATTTAAAGGGTTTATTTTCAATTAATTTTTATTAATAAAAGAAAATAACTTTATTTAATAAAATGTAAACTTCTTTAAATGATTTCAATTATTATTTATATACCCTATTTTTAAGCTTGTATAAATTTTATATTTGTTAAATTTGCAACTTAATAGTAATTTATACATAATTTACATAAGATTAATAGTTTAAGTATAAAAGCAATTACTCATTATGTTATAATTAAACAGTTACATTTCATAAATAAAAAGGACAAAAGATGAAAAAAATAATTACAGCGACTCTATTAGGAGCTTTAACTATTCCAGCATTTGCTGCTGAGTTTATTACAATTGGTACAGGTGGTGTTACAGGTACTTATTATCCAACGGGTGGTGCTATTTGTAGACAAGTTAATAAAATGAAAAAAGAGACTAAAATCAGATGTTCTGTTGAATCAACTGGTGGTTCTGTTTATAATATTAACACTATTAAAAATGGTGAATTAGATTTTGGTATTGCACAATCTGATGTTGTTTATCAAGCATCAAAAGGTATTGGTAAATTTAAAGGTAAGCAAGTTAAAAAATTAAAATCTGTTATGGCTATTTATCCTGAATTATTAGCACTAGTTACTAGAAAAGATGCAAATATCAATTCTATTACTGATGTTAAAGGTAAAAGAATTAACTTAGGAAATCCAGGTTCTGGAAATGAAGCAACTGCTATGACTTTATTTGCTGCAAATAATATCAAAAAATCAGATTTAAAATTTGCTGGTGCATTAAAAGCTGCTGAAATGCCAGATGCATTAAGAGATAATAAAATTGATGGTTACTTTTATATGATTGGTCACCCAAATGCAAATATTAAAGATGCTACAAATTCAGTTGATACAAAAATTGTACCTTTAGAGGGTAAAGCAGTTGATGCTTTAATTGAAAAACATCCATATTTTGCAAAAGCTCAAATTGCAAAAGGTTTATATAAAGGTGTAACAAGTCCAATTAATACATTTGGTGTTAAAGCTGTATTAGTTACAAGTGATGATGTAAGTGATAAAGCTGTTTATACTGTTGTAAAAGCAATTTTAGAAAACTTTGATGATTTCAAAAAACTTCATCCTGCATATAATAATATTACAAAAGAATCTTTATTAGATGGACTTTCAGCTCCACTACATGAAGGTGCTAAAAAATACTTTAAAGAAGCAGGATTATTATAATCTAAGCTATTTTCAAGAGTCTAAAAATGGCTCTTGAATACAATTTTTATACTTCATTTAAATTTATTTAAATGAAGTATGATAAATATTTCAACTATTAAAAGGATTTACTATGGCTCTTTATGAAGAGAAAGCTCACAAGCTTAGTGAATTAGAAAATGAACAAGCCTTAGAGAGTGAAGCTGTTGTCAATGAACTTGAAGGACAAAGAGTCTTTGGAGCGCAGCATTATGAATTCTGGCTAATATCAGTAATTGCTCTTTCTTGGTCACTATTTCAATTGTATATTGTAGTAGAACCTATTAATTCAACAATCACAAGATCAATACACTTATCGTTTGGTATTTTATTAGCATTTTTAATTTATCCAATGTTCAAAAAAACATATTTTCTAAAAAAAATTAGATGGTTTGGTTATACATTAGCAGCCATTGGAATAGGAACTGCTTCATATATTGCAGTATTTTATGAGGAAATATCTCAACGTCCAGGTGATTATATAGCCTTAGATATTATCGTTGCACTAATTGGTATTGTTATTTTACTTGAAGCTGGTAGAAGAGTACTTGGGCTTGCACTTAGTATTATTGCAATTGTATTTTTAACTTATGATGTTTTAGGTCCTTATATGCCTGAACTAATAATACACAAAGGTGCTAGTTTAAATAAACTTGCAGGTCATATGTTCTTAACAACAGAGGGTATATTTGGTGTTCCATTAGGAGTTTCTGCTGGTTTTGTATTCCTTTTTGTATTATTTGGTTCATTACTTGATAAAGCAGGAGCTGGTGAATACTTTATTAATTTAGCCTTTGCAATGTTAGGTAAATACAGAGGTGGTCCTGCGAAAGCTTCTGTTGTTGCATCTGGATTTACTGGAATTATTTCTGGTTCATCAATTGCAAATACAGTAACAACTGGTACTTTTACAATTCCTTTAATGAAGAAAGCTGGTTTTAGACCTGAACAAGCAGGTGCTGTTGAAGTTGCAGCTTCAACCAATGGACAACTTATGCCTCCTGTTATGGGAGCTGCTGCGTTTATTATTGCAGAGTTTTTAGGAATGGCTTATACAGATGTTATTGTTGCTGCATTTATTCCTGCTTTTGTTTCTTATTTTGCACTATTTTATATTGTTCATTTAGAAGCACTTAAATTAGGTCTTAAAGGAATGGATAAAGAAGATTTACCTCCTAAATGGAAAACATTTACTATTGGTATTCACTATTTAATTCCTATTTTCTTCTTAATGTATACATTAATGGTATTAAGAGAAAGTGCTGCAAGTGCTGCTTTTAATGCAATTATGTTACTTATGTTATTAATGGTAGTTCAACATCCATTTAGAGCCTTTTTAGCTAAAGAGAAAATCACTAGAGATATATTATTAAGTGGTTTTGTTGATATATTAGCAGGTATGATTAGTGGAGCTAAAAATATGGTTCCTATTGCAATTGCTACTGCATTAGCAGGAATTGTGGTTGGTTCTATTACATTAACTGGATTAGGTCAAGTTTTATTAGAAGTTATTGAAGAATTATCAGGTGGAAATATCTTTATAATTTTATTCCTTGCAGCATTTGTATCATTAATCCTAGGAATGGGATTACCAACAACTGCAAACTATATTGTAATGGCATCGTTAACTGCACCAGTTATATTAATACTTGCAGCTGATAATGGGTATTTTATTCCAGCAATTGCGGCACATTTATTCGTATTTTACTTTGGTATTTTAGCAGATGATACCCCTCCTGTTGGACTTGCAGCTTATGCAGCTGCTGGTATTGCAAAAGCTGATCCAATTAAAACAGGTATTCAAGGGTTTAAATACGATATTAGAACAGCAATTTTACCATTTATGTTCTTCTTTAATCCAGAGTTATTATTAATCTCTGCTGTTGATCATTTAAATCCTGCTGACCCAAAAGGTTGGGTGTGGATTACAAATCCTTTAGAGATATTAGTTATCTTTACAACAGCATTTATTGGTATGGTTGCCTTTGCTTGTTTTACGCAAGGTTACTTTGTTATTAAAACAAACATTATTGAAAGATTTATCTTTTTAGTGATAGTTCCTTTTATGTTCTTGCCAAAAATTATGGAATCTTACTTACATTTACCAACGCATTATTTATCTTATGCAATTGGTTTAGGTATTTTTGCATTAATTTATTTCTTCCAAAAAGCAAAACAAAAAGCAGAAGAGACTTCACCTTCTGAAGTAACTCTATAAAAAAAAGGGGAGAAAGAAATAAATCTTTTCTCCCCCTTTTTATCAAATTAAGTTCTAATTATTTTATAAATAGTTTTTCAACTATATATCCATATCCTTTATGAGATATTATAAAATCATCATCAATAATTTTATCTTTTAATCTTTTCATAACTGTTCTAAATGCAGAATCATTTGTAGAAGTATCATTCCAAACCTCTTCTTTAAACTTTTCTACAGAAATAACTTTTCCTAAAGATTTGATAAGTACTTGTAAAATATCTGACTCTTTTTTTGAAAGTTTTACAATATTTTCATTATTATAAAGTTTATCACTTGATAAATCATAAGTATAAGTTTTATTTAATTTTATTAAATTTTCATTAGTTCTACGTTCTTTCTTATCTTCTAGTACTTCTTCTTTAGCTTTTTGTAACATTTCCATCATATTATCAATATTTAAAGGTTTAAGAAAATATCCTAATACTCTTAAATTTATTAATTTTAATAAATCTTCTTCATTTTTATGAGCACTTACTATTATAAATCTTTGTTTAGGTATTAGTTCTCTAATTAAATCAATCATCCCCATACCATCTATATTTGGCATTTTTAAATCTGTTAAAACTAAATCAAAAGTTTTATTATTATCAATATTATCTTTTAGAATTGAAAAACCTTCTTCTCCATCCGAAGCCAATACTACTTCATCAAAAATAGTATTTAAATAAAAAGCAAGGGTTTTTCTTGCCACATCTTCATCTTCAACTAAAAGTACTCTTGTCGTCAAATTACTCATTTTTCTCCTTTCATTTATTATTAAATTATTTTATGATTGTATCAAAACTTGAATTAACACCTAAGTTTAATAAGAAATTCAACACCATCATCTTTATTATATGCATCAATTGTACCATTCATATTTTTTTCTATGATAATTTTAGTCATATAAAGACCAATGCCTGTACCTTGATTTTCAAATTTTGTTGTAAAATATGGTTCAAACATTTTATCAAGTACTTCTTTTTCTGCATTTCCACAATTATTCCAAATTGATATTATTATAAACTCATCAATTTTTGATACGTTAATTAATACCTTAGCATTAAACTTATTTTCTTTTGCTTTTATTAATTTAGCGTCATTTGCATTAGTTAATATATTTACTATTACTTGTTCAAATTCATTTTCATAATTATTAATCTCTATATCAATACCATCTATTGTTAAAGATATTTCATTTCGCTCGAATAAGGCTTGAATAATTTTAGAACTTTTTATAATAGAGTCTTTTATATCAAAGATCTTCTTGTCTTTTGTTGGTTGATAAAAATTCCTAAAGTCATCGATAGTTTGGGACATATAATCAATTTGTATTTTTGCACTCTTTATAGAATCATTCAATTCTTCTTTTGAAAAATTCTCAAAGTTATCTCTAATAAAATATAATAATAAATTTATATTATTTAAAGGTTGTCTCCATTGATGAGAAATGTTACCTAACATTTCTCCCATTGAAGCTAATTTATTTTGTTGCACAAGAAGTCTATCTTTTTTCATATTTTTTTCTAGTTCTAGTTCTACTTTTTGTTTTAGCTCTTCTTCATTTAATTTCATTTTTGTAATGTCATTTAGATAACCATATAAACTAGTAACTTTTCCATAATCATCTCTTATCAAAATGCTACGGTTA
The Poseidonibacter antarcticus DNA segment above includes these coding regions:
- the mltA gene encoding murein transglycosylase A, translated to MKYYLFIITIVFLFNGCSTKKEELIEIKVTKKTPFDYLNGFYDDDLDLALDVFKKACTKSRKKEQFKNVCENSLNFTSGKEFFTKNFTPKVLVSSSGDKGLITGYYEPLLYGSREKTNFYKYPIYKTPKDLVTIKNKKKYPSFKNLKYKAKIKNGKYYPYDTRAQIEQKNNLEVICYVNDLIDLFFLQVQGSGRVLLNSGELINVGYANQNGREYKSIGKKLIDDGYLKKEEVSLQTIKSFLNNNPKKIKEILDYNPSYVFFTEKEQTATGSLNVPLVAKRNIAVDRRYIPLGMPVFIETSNPKTKESINKLVIAADTGGAIKGEIRADYFLGYGEEAMELAGLMKEEGRLFMLIPNDVEVQ
- the dnaK gene encoding molecular chaperone DnaK, whose protein sequence is MSKVIGIDLGTTNSCMAVYENGDTKIIPNKEGKNTTPSIVAYTDKGDVLVGDPAKRQAITNPEKTIYSIKRIMGLMMDEENAKEAQSKVGYKIVNRNGAAAVEIGDKVYTPQEISAKILGKLKADAEEYLGDTVTDAVITVPAYFNDAQRKATQEAGTIAGLNVLRIINEPTAASLAYGLDKKGEEKVLVYDLGGGTFDVTVLEIGDGTFEVLSTDGNAFLGGDDFDNAIIDWLAKEFKDENGFDIKTDKMALQRLKDAAENAKKELSSAESTEINLPFISMGNAGPVHLVKSLTRAKFESMTEHLITETLDHIKVALKDADLTKDEIQEIIMVGGSTRLPKANSVVKEFFGKDLNKGVNPDEVVAAGAAVQAGVLKGDVKDVLLLDVTPLSLGIETLGGVLTKLIDKGTTIPVKKSQVFSTAEDNQPAVSIHVGQGEREFAKDNKSLGMFELSDIPAAPRGVPQIEVTFDIDANGVLNVSAKDKGTGKENKITISGSSGLSDEEIEKMVNEAEANKETDAKKKEVIEVRNQADALLHSTKKTLEENPDAVSEEESKAIVDSAAELEELLKDENATKEQIEEKVKALTEKSHKLAEAMYKKEGGDQAGAGAQPDKKAKKDDDDVIDAEVE
- the grpE gene encoding nucleotide exchange factor GrpE, whose translation is MSRETKEEIKQEEALENETEVLMEDEPVVEEETVESVKADLEAKLKEAEDKYLRVHADFENIKKRLEKEKYNAIDYASEKFAKDLLAPIDSLEMALAAEEASKDLPADELLAKLKEGVELTIKNFNTAFEKHNITAVETDGDFDPNFHDAVMQIDSPDHEDGQIVQRLQKGYKLKDRLLRPAMVSICKK
- a CDS encoding heat-shock protein — protein: MINKKEFLLQSIIKAYIEHLEPIGSTQLKSMYDITYSPATIRGYFKKLGDEGYLAQEHISSGRTPTTEALKEYWKTKLNFDISDINLKSLQYYASEVEVSVFIKKEKSDILNEILNVEYKYMMLEFSSFAISVKFSDALFRFLQDMRGLTLKDILRISKDVGANDICEAINQSLQNSDFEIFNYKEFLDLALTYDFDELTINKFLKGQILDELDEGLYFDNFLPIGYIGICHYCKINNEEVKMLVIGQLPKNYEYFYNKITTF
- a CDS encoding TAXI family TRAP transporter solute-binding subunit — its product is MKKIITATLLGALTIPAFAAEFITIGTGGVTGTYYPTGGAICRQVNKMKKETKIRCSVESTGGSVYNINTIKNGELDFGIAQSDVVYQASKGIGKFKGKQVKKLKSVMAIYPELLALVTRKDANINSITDVKGKRINLGNPGSGNEATAMTLFAANNIKKSDLKFAGALKAAEMPDALRDNKIDGYFYMIGHPNANIKDATNSVDTKIVPLEGKAVDALIEKHPYFAKAQIAKGLYKGVTSPINTFGVKAVLVTSDDVSDKAVYTVVKAILENFDDFKKLHPAYNNITKESLLDGLSAPLHEGAKKYFKEAGLL
- a CDS encoding TRAP transporter permease, giving the protein MALYEEKAHKLSELENEQALESEAVVNELEGQRVFGAQHYEFWLISVIALSWSLFQLYIVVEPINSTITRSIHLSFGILLAFLIYPMFKKTYFLKKIRWFGYTLAAIGIGTASYIAVFYEEISQRPGDYIALDIIVALIGIVILLEAGRRVLGLALSIIAIVFLTYDVLGPYMPELIIHKGASLNKLAGHMFLTTEGIFGVPLGVSAGFVFLFVLFGSLLDKAGAGEYFINLAFAMLGKYRGGPAKASVVASGFTGIISGSSIANTVTTGTFTIPLMKKAGFRPEQAGAVEVAASTNGQLMPPVMGAAAFIIAEFLGMAYTDVIVAAFIPAFVSYFALFYIVHLEALKLGLKGMDKEDLPPKWKTFTIGIHYLIPIFFLMYTLMVLRESAASAAFNAIMLLMLLMVVQHPFRAFLAKEKITRDILLSGFVDILAGMISGAKNMVPIAIATALAGIVVGSITLTGLGQVLLEVIEELSGGNIFIILFLAAFVSLILGMGLPTTANYIVMASLTAPVILILAADNGYFIPAIAAHLFVFYFGILADDTPPVGLAAYAAAGIAKADPIKTGIQGFKYDIRTAILPFMFFFNPELLLISAVDHLNPADPKGWVWITNPLEILVIFTTAFIGMVAFACFTQGYFVIKTNIIERFIFLVIVPFMFLPKIMESYLHLPTHYLSYAIGLGIFALIYFFQKAKQKAEETSPSEVTL
- a CDS encoding response regulator transcription factor — translated: MSNLTTRVLLVEDEDVARKTLAFYLNTIFDEVVLASDGEEGFSILKDNIDNNKTFDLVLTDLKMPNIDGMGMIDLIRELIPKQRFIIVSAHKNEEDLLKLINLRVLGYFLKPLNIDNMMEMLQKAKEEVLEDKKERRTNENLIKLNKTYTYDLSSDKLYNNENIVKLSKKESDILQVLIKSLGKVISVEKFKEEVWNDTSTNDSAFRTVMKRLKDKIIDDDFIISHKGYGYIVEKLFIK